AACGCATAGCCGACGGCGCCGCGCTCCATCGCCTCGTGCGTGTAGTCGGCCACCGAGATCACGTGCACGGGGATGTGGCGGGTCAGCGGCTCGCGCTTGAGCTGGTCCAGCACGCCCAGGCCGGAGTGGTCGGGCAGGTTCATGTCGAGCAGGATCGCGCTGGGCGCGTAGCGCTGCGCGATGGACAGGCCGTTCTGCGCCGTGTGCGCCATCAGGCAGACGAAGCCCATCTCGCGGATCAGGTCGCGCAGGATCAGCGCGAAGCGCTGGTCGTCCTCGATGATGAGGATCGCGCGATCCCCCGGCACCCAGGACAGGCGGTCGTCGTCGAGCTGCGGCAGGCGCGGTTCGGGCGCCGCCGGCGCGGGCTCGCGCAGCAGCGATTCCGTCGTGGCGGTCTCCTCCTCCATCGCGCCCAGGGCCGGCAGCGTGGCATCGAAGGCGGGCACCGCGGGCGGTGCCTTGATCGCGCCATGCAGCGGCGACTGGGCGGGTGACAGCGGGCGCGGACGCTCGTCGCCGAGCGGCGCCTCATGCGTCAGCGGCAGCACCAGGCTGAAGACGGAGCCCTGCCCCGGCGTGCTCTGCAGGTGGATGTCGCCGCCCAGCAGCCGCGCCAGGTCGCGCGAGATCGACAGTCCCAGCCCCGTGCCGCCGTACTTGCGGTGGGTGCTGCCGTCGGCCTGGCGGAAGGCGTCGAAGATCAGCGCCTGCTGGTGCTGCGGGATGCCGATGCCGGTGTCCTTGACCGTGAAGGCCAGGCGGCCGTCGGCGGTGGCGCCGACCTCCATGCGCACCGAGCCGCGCTCGGTGAACTTCAGCGCGTTGGACAGCAGGTTCTTGAGCACCTGGCCCACGCGGGCCTCGTCGGTCTCGATCCACTCCGGCGCGCCCGGCGCGAGCTGCAGGCCGAAGGCCAGGTTGCGCTGCGCCGCGACCGGCGCGAAGACCTGCGTCAGCTGCTGCAGCAGCCGCGGCACCGAGACGCGCTCGATGCTCATGTCGACCTTGCCGGCCTCGATCTTGGACAGGTCCAGGATGTCGTTGATCAGCATCAGCAGGTCGTTGCCGGCAGAGCTGATGGTCTGCGCGAAGCGGACCTGCTCCTCGCTCAGGTTGCCGTCCTTGTTGTCGGACAGCAGCTTGGCCAGGATCAGCGTCGAGTTCAGCGGCGTGCGCAGCTCGTGGCTCATGTTGGCCAGGAACTCGCTCTTGTACTGGTTGGAGCGCTCCAGCGCCTCGGCGCGCTCGGTCAGCAGGCCTTGCGCCGCGGTCAGCTCGGAGCGCTGCAGCTCCAGCTGGCGCGCCTGCTCCTCGAGTTGCGTGTTGCTTTCCTCGAGGTCGGTCTGCTGCTTCTCCAGCCGCAGCTGCGAGTCGCGCAGCGCGTTGCCCTGCTCCTCGAGTTCCTCGTTGCTGGCGCGCAGCTCCTCCTGCTGCATCTGCAGTTCCTCGGCCTGGCGGCGGCTCTCCTCGAGCAGCGCCTCCAGCCGGCTGCGATCCTTGGCGGCGCGCAGCGCCATGGCGATCGGCTCGGCCACGCGCGCCAGCAACTCGCGCTCGGCGTCGCCGACGTGGTGGAGGAAGCCCAGCTCGATCACGCACTGCACGCGCCTGTCCAGCCCGGCCGGCGCGATCAGCAGCTCGGCCGAATCCGCCTTGCCCAGCGACGAGGTGATCGGCAGATAGTCCGCCGGCAGTTGCGTCACGTGCACCGTCTGGCGGTCGCGGGCCGCCTGCCCCAGCAGCGTGTCGCCGCCGCGCACGACCGGCGGCGCCGCGTCCGTGCCGGTCGAGACCGGCAGTGCGTAGCCCCCGACGCGCAGGAAGGTCCCGTCCTCGTGAGCGACGTAGAACGCGCCCACGCGGGCATCGGTCCAGCGCGCGAGGAAGCTGGTGGCGATGTCGGCCAGCCGCTCGACGTGCGGATCGCCCTGCAGCTCCACGCCCAGTCCGGCCATGCCGGCCTTCAGCCATTCCTCGGTCTTGGCGGCACGGTAGCCGCGCGAACTCAGCACCGCCGCGACCATCGTCAGCAACAGCAGCAGGGCCGATCCGCCCCACATCACGCCGACGGTCTGCTGCACCGCGCCGTCCCACAGCGCGCGGCGTTCGGCGGCACGGTCGCGTTCCTCGCGTTCCATCTCGCCGAGCAGCGTGCGGATGCGCTCCATCAGGATGCGGCCGCGGTCGCCCTTCACCAGCGTCACCGCCGCGGCGCTCTCGCCGGCGCGCCGGGCCGCGATGGTCTCCTCCATCTCCGCGAGCTTGGCCTTGAACAGCTGCTCCGCCGTCTCCAGCCGCGAGAGCTGCGGCCGGTAGTTCTGGAAGCTGGCCCGCAGACGCTCCGCCGCGGCGGGGATCGTCACCTGAGCGGTGTTGAAGGGCACCAGGTAGCTGTCGATGCCGGTGAGCAGATAGCCGCGTTGGCCGGTCTCGGCATCCTTCATCGCCGAGCCCAGCGTCTGGATCTGTTCCTGCACGATCAGCGTGCGGGCCATCGCGTCGGCCGAGTCGGACTGCGCCTGCTGCGAACGATAGGAGAAGCCTGCGGTGATCAGGATCGTGACCACCGCCAGCACGAAGCCGAACAGCGTGGGCAGCGGCAGCCAGTCATGCCGGCGCACGCCGTGGGCCAGGTGGAGGTCGGTGCCCGAAGAGGCCCTGGAGGCGGAGGAAGTGATGTTCTTCATGAAAGCGGAAACGGGGCGGCCGGAGCGGGGCCGCATGCTAACGCGCCCCGCTCCGGCCGGCCCCAGGAGTCCTCACTGGGTCAATCGATCGATGACCGTGCCCGTCTCTATTCGCGCGGTTCGCCGCGCGCGTTGACGGTCACGGTCGCTCCCGGCTGTCGCCGGGTCTGCATGTAATGGTCCTGTCCCTTGAAACGATAGGTCACGTCCCAGTACTGGGGGTTGCCGTTGTTGGTCGCCGCACCGCAGCGCTGCACGTTGCGGACGTCCTTGTCGCGGTTGACGTTGCTGCCCACCACGGCGCCGCCGACCGCGCCGGCGACCGTCGTGGCCGTCTGCCCGGAGCCGCCGCCGAACTGGTGGCCCAGGATGCCGCCCAGCACGCCGCCGACGACCGCGCCGCCGACGTTGGGCCGGTCACGCACTTCCTTCTGCTCGATCCAGCACCGCTGCTGTTCCTCGCCCATCACGGCGCGCACGGAGACGACCTGCGCCTGGTAGAGGCCCTCGTCACCGCGGCGGAAGTAGGTGGGCTGCGGGTCGGGGCCGTAGCGGTCGCGGCTCACGTCCTCGCCGACGCGGCGCGCGGAGCTGATGCGGTTGTCCAGACCCATGGATTTCAGCGACGGGTAGCTGCCCGGCTGCAGCACGCGGCAGCGGCCGCTGTAGCCC
This genomic stretch from Mitsuaria sp. 7 harbors:
- a CDS encoding response regulator; its protein translation is MKNITSSASRASSGTDLHLAHGVRRHDWLPLPTLFGFVLAVVTILITAGFSYRSQQAQSDSADAMARTLIVQEQIQTLGSAMKDAETGQRGYLLTGIDSYLVPFNTAQVTIPAAAERLRASFQNYRPQLSRLETAEQLFKAKLAEMEETIAARRAGESAAAVTLVKGDRGRILMERIRTLLGEMEREERDRAAERRALWDGAVQQTVGVMWGGSALLLLLTMVAAVLSSRGYRAAKTEEWLKAGMAGLGVELQGDPHVERLADIATSFLARWTDARVGAFYVAHEDGTFLRVGGYALPVSTGTDAAPPVVRGGDTLLGQAARDRQTVHVTQLPADYLPITSSLGKADSAELLIAPAGLDRRVQCVIELGFLHHVGDAERELLARVAEPIAMALRAAKDRSRLEALLEESRRQAEELQMQQEELRASNEELEEQGNALRDSQLRLEKQQTDLEESNTQLEEQARQLELQRSELTAAQGLLTERAEALERSNQYKSEFLANMSHELRTPLNSTLILAKLLSDNKDGNLSEEQVRFAQTISSAGNDLLMLINDILDLSKIEAGKVDMSIERVSVPRLLQQLTQVFAPVAAQRNLAFGLQLAPGAPEWIETDEARVGQVLKNLLSNALKFTERGSVRMEVGATADGRLAFTVKDTGIGIPQHQQALIFDAFRQADGSTHRKYGGTGLGLSISRDLARLLGGDIHLQSTPGQGSVFSLVLPLTHEAPLGDERPRPLSPAQSPLHGAIKAPPAVPAFDATLPALGAMEEETATTESLLREPAPAAPEPRLPQLDDDRLSWVPGDRAILIIEDDQRFALILRDLIREMGFVCLMAHTAQNGLSIAQRYAPSAILLDMNLPDHSGLGVLDQLKREPLTRHIPVHVISVADYTHEAMERGAVGYAFKPVKREELEVALHKLEAKFSQRLRTVLVVEDDARQLDSIRHLLAADEVRIEGVATAAEALEALRRSTFDCMVMDLNLPDMSGYDLLDQMAAQDDVAFPPVIVYTGHTLSPQQEQQLRRYSRSIIIKGARSPERLLDEVTLFLHQVESQLPPERQKMLKEVRARDNMLEGRRVLVVEDDVRNIFALSAVLEPKGVKVDIARNGREALERLSAPLQGPGAMPAVDLVLMDIMMPEMDGYTAMREIRARADLRRLPIIALTAKAMKDDQEKCMAAGANDYIAKPLDIEKLLSLVRVWMPR
- a CDS encoding beta/gamma crystallin family protein, whose product is MNRSSAPNSPPRMKRALKVAVAAAACALAGHAMADITFYENENFRGRNAGTESQINFLKEIGFDDRASSIEVRGERWEVCEDPGYSGRCRVLQPGSYPSLKSMGLDNRISSARRVGEDVSRDRYGPDPQPTYFRRGDEGLYQAQVVSVRAVMGEEQQRCWIEQKEVRDRPNVGGAVVGGVLGGILGHQFGGGSGQTATTVAGAVGGAVVGSNVNRDKDVRNVQRCGAATNNGNPQYWDVTYRFKGQDHYMQTRRQPGATVTVNARGEPRE